A section of the Methanofollis sp. UBA420 genome encodes:
- a CDS encoding dihydroneopterin aldolase family protein: MISDREQAVFEAGIKLGALYHQWVGTPISRATAESVETAIEGAVGLQPYVTAIRVRLNRDLMTQNPFGYSELTGAMFSVEITTVYGKARCVAALDYTGEYPLMSIRSIDETP; encoded by the coding sequence ATGATTTCGGATCGTGAACAGGCGGTCTTCGAGGCCGGGATCAAACTCGGCGCCCTGTACCACCAGTGGGTCGGCACCCCGATCTCGCGGGCGACGGCCGAGAGCGTGGAGACGGCGATCGAAGGGGCTGTCGGCCTCCAGCCGTATGTGACTGCAATCAGGGTGCGGTTGAACCGCGACCTCATGACCCAGAACCCCTTCGGCTACTCAGAACTCACCGGTGCGATGTTCTCCGTGGAGATCACCACCGTCTACGGGAAGGCCCGGTGCGTCGCCGCCCTCGACTACACCGGCGAGTACCCCCTCATGTCCATCAGGTCCATTGATGAAACTCCCTGA
- a CDS encoding DUF4367 domain-containing protein, translated as MAVGDVSGKLYRGDGPDVLVWTEGETLFKLTGVVEEEEMVRVAASIETLS; from the coding sequence GTGGCAGTCGGGGATGTTTCCGGAAAACTGTACCGCGGCGACGGCCCCGACGTCCTCGTCTGGACGGAGGGTGAAACCCTTTTCAAACTCACCGGCGTGGTCGAAGAGGAGGAGATGGTGCGGGTCGCGGCGTCGATCGAAACCCTCTCCTGA
- the groES gene encoding co-chaperone GroES codes for MTKIQPIGERVLIKQERSEEKTITGIYLPDSAQEKRKEGTVIAIGTFEDGRPLPVAAGDHVIYGGYSAEEIEIDGEKHLFVEWKDILAKVE; via the coding sequence ATGACAAAAATTCAGCCTATCGGTGAAAGAGTTCTCATAAAGCAGGAGAGATCCGAGGAAAAGACAATAACCGGGATTTATCTCCCTGACTCTGCACAGGAGAAGCGGAAAGAAGGGACAGTCATTGCCATCGGCACCTTTGAAGACGGACGCCCTCTCCCCGTCGCTGCCGGGGACCATGTCATCTATGGAGGTTACTCGGCCGAAGAGATCGAGATCGACGGCGAGAAGCACCTCTTTGTCGAGTGGAAGGACATCCTTGCGAAGGTGGAGTGA
- a CDS encoding winged helix-turn-helix transcriptional regulator, translated as MIDQRISLRVVERPQAPGTEEKFSWFCESLGLTHGRDLDTTAERVVLQILEEVAEEPGVSSARIAERLAITPARVNHHVRNLVATGLLYRRKKLIYLRGGSLAAAVVEMRKDADRIFDELVAVAEVLDREIVRH; from the coding sequence ATGATCGACCAGCGCATCTCCCTCAGGGTCGTCGAAAGGCCGCAGGCACCGGGGACAGAAGAGAAATTTTCGTGGTTCTGCGAGAGTCTCGGCCTCACCCACGGGCGCGACCTCGACACGACGGCAGAGAGGGTCGTCCTCCAGATCCTGGAGGAGGTCGCGGAGGAACCCGGCGTCTCGTCGGCGAGGATCGCGGAGAGACTTGCGATCACGCCGGCGCGGGTGAACCACCACGTGCGAAACCTCGTCGCCACCGGCCTCCTCTACCGCAGAAAAAAACTTATCTACCTGCGGGGCGGGAGTCTTGCGGCCGCGGTCGTGGAGATGCGGAAGGACGCCGACCGGATCTTCGATGAACTCGTTGCGGTTGCGGAGGTCCTTGACAGGGAAATAGTTCGGCACTGA
- the groL gene encoding chaperonin GroEL (60 kDa chaperone family; promotes refolding of misfolded polypeptides especially under stressful conditions; forms two stacked rings of heptamers to form a barrel-shaped 14mer; ends can be capped by GroES; misfolded proteins enter the barrel where they are refolded when GroES binds), translating into MASSSKQIMFREDARKALLAGVNKVADTVKITLGPKGRNVVLDRGSRPLVTNDGVTIAKEITLRDRFENMGAKLVKEVASKTQDTTGDGTTTATILAQAMLVEGMKNIAAGANPVDVKRGIDRAVSSVVDGLRKQSIPVNDKEKIVQVATVSANNDEEIGTLIAAAMEKVGYNGVISVENSKTLETTLTVEEGMQFARGYISPYMVTDQEQMVCEFEDPAVLITDKKISTVKQIVPALEMAASEGKPLLIIADDVDGDAQAALVLNVIRGALKVCAVKAPGFGEDKNAILDDIAVLTGATVISEAKGLKLEDFTDDMLGHARNVRIDHDKTVIVGGKGAKSAIEERKALLESRIKIADTEYRTKNLQKRLAKLGGGVAVIRVGAATETEQKEKKMRIDDALNATKAAVEEGVVAGGGVTLFRAQNALDGLKLEGDQTIGVSIVRRALEEPLRQIAANAGVEGAEVVARVRAEANPNVGYNAKKDCIEDLVAAGVLDPTKVVRSGLQNAASIAGMLLTTEAAVTDFDDEKDEKTRAIII; encoded by the coding sequence ATGGCATCATCAAGCAAGCAGATCATGTTCAGGGAAGATGCGAGGAAGGCCCTCCTCGCCGGCGTCAACAAGGTCGCTGACACCGTCAAGATCACACTCGGCCCGAAAGGCCGCAATGTCGTCCTCGACCGGGGCAGCAGGCCCCTTGTCACCAACGACGGCGTGACCATCGCAAAAGAGATCACCCTCCGCGACCGCTTCGAGAATATGGGGGCGAAACTCGTGAAGGAAGTCGCCTCGAAGACACAGGACACCACCGGCGACGGCACCACGACCGCGACGATCCTCGCGCAGGCGATGCTCGTTGAGGGGATGAAGAACATCGCCGCCGGCGCGAACCCGGTCGATGTGAAGCGCGGCATCGACCGTGCGGTTTCCTCTGTCGTCGACGGCCTCAGGAAACAGAGCATCCCGGTGAACGATAAGGAGAAGATCGTCCAGGTCGCCACCGTCTCCGCCAACAACGACGAGGAGATCGGCACCCTCATCGCCGCCGCCATGGAGAAGGTCGGCTACAATGGCGTCATCTCGGTCGAGAACTCGAAGACCCTGGAGACCACCCTCACTGTCGAGGAAGGCATGCAGTTCGCCCGCGGCTACATCTCGCCGTACATGGTCACCGACCAGGAGCAGATGGTCTGCGAGTTCGAAGACCCGGCCGTCCTCATCACTGATAAGAAAATCTCGACTGTCAAGCAGATCGTCCCGGCCCTGGAGATGGCGGCGTCCGAGGGCAAACCCCTCCTGATCATCGCCGACGATGTGGACGGCGACGCCCAGGCAGCCCTTGTCCTCAACGTCATCCGCGGCGCCCTCAAGGTCTGCGCCGTGAAGGCCCCGGGATTCGGCGAAGATAAGAACGCCATCCTCGACGATATCGCCGTCCTCACCGGTGCAACGGTCATCTCCGAGGCAAAGGGGCTGAAGCTCGAGGACTTCACCGACGATATGCTTGGCCATGCCAGGAACGTCAGGATAGACCACGACAAGACTGTGATCGTCGGCGGGAAGGGTGCGAAGTCCGCGATCGAGGAGAGGAAGGCGCTCCTTGAGTCCAGGATCAAGATTGCCGACACCGAGTACCGCACGAAGAACCTCCAGAAGCGTCTCGCCAAACTCGGCGGCGGCGTGGCCGTGATCAGAGTCGGGGCCGCGACCGAGACCGAGCAGAAGGAGAAGAAGATGCGGATCGACGATGCTCTCAATGCCACCAAGGCGGCGGTCGAGGAAGGCGTCGTTGCAGGCGGTGGCGTCACCCTCTTCAGGGCCCAGAACGCACTCGACGGCCTGAAACTCGAAGGCGACCAGACGATCGGTGTCAGCATCGTCAGGCGTGCCCTGGAAGAACCCCTCAGGCAGATCGCGGCGAACGCCGGTGTCGAGGGCGCCGAGGTCGTCGCCCGGGTCAGGGCCGAGGCAAATCCGAATGTCGGCTACAACGCAAAGAAGGACTGCATCGAAGACCTCGTCGCCGCCGGCGTCCTCGACCCGACAAAGGTCGTGCGGAGCGGTCTCCAGAACGCCGCATCCATCGCGGGGATGCTCCTCACCACCGAGGCGGCCGTCACCGACTTCGACGACGAAAAGGACGAGAAGACCCGGGCCATCATCATCTGA